A window of Mercenaria mercenaria strain notata chromosome 16, MADL_Memer_1, whole genome shotgun sequence contains these coding sequences:
- the LOC123541375 gene encoding senecionine N-oxygenase-like, which yields MIRMSKQKPRVCIIGAGPSGMSTIYQIKLLAPGDIDFECYEKQKTWGGQWNYTWRTGADEYGEHIHCCMYRNLWAIGPKECVEYIDYSFKEHFGKDLPSYLPRELYRRYLDGRMRRGKCGDLSDCVHFQHVVSSVEYREDTDDFVVWVRDLPGNKHYKEIFSHVIVASGTFSYPNMPDFPGIDTFPGRIIHSHEFREAKEFINQTVLIIGGRFSASEIAVQLNKYGARYVICSCKVPMNLNWPKGVEERPIVEEIKGNTVVFQDKTQHDVDAIIYCTGYRYNYPFLQGDLHFDIDGKTNLYPDNLYKGTLWMKGGNNKLFHMTAYEAYFEFGMFDAQAIWILNYILGKLPAQRKEMEKNVEEWQRKLRDVKVPLDHLKFQRDFYHDIGKDVNYPAEYIDKAYAILSKVFEERQKDICTYKDMSFKSMYTGKLAPCHHTPWAECIDDTVDGYL from the exons ATGATTAGAATGTCCAAACAAAAACCAAGAGTGTGTATTATCGGTGCTGGGCCAAGTGGTATGTCAACGATTTATCAAATCAAACTACTAGCCCCGGGCGACATTGACTTCGAGTGCTACGAAAAGCAGAAAACGTGGGGCGGACAATGGAACTATACCTGGAGAACAG GAGCTGACGAGTACGGCGAACACATACACTGCTGCATGTACCGTAATTTGTGGGCTATTGGACCAAAAGAGTGTGTCGAATACATTGATTATTCCTTTAAGGAACATTTCGGGAAAGACCTGCCATCTTATTTACCAAGAGAACTGTACAGGCGTTATCTTGATG GTCGCATGAGACGTGGCAAATGTGGAGATCTCTCCGACTGTGTACATTTCCAACATGTTGTTAGCAGTGTTGAATATCGGGAAGATACAGATGATTTTGTAGTTTGGGTAAGAGACTTGCCTGGAAACAAACACTATAAGGAAATATTTTCCCATGTCATCGTCGCTTCTGGTACATTCAGTTATCCAAATATGCCCGACTTCCCAGGAATTGATACTTTCCCAGGGCGAATAATTCATTCTCATGAGTTCAGAGAGGCAAAGGAATTTATAAACCAGACTGTTCTCATCATCGGGGGCAGATTCTCGGCAAGTGAGATTGCTGTTCAACTAAATAAGTACGGCGCCAGATACGTCATTTGCAGCTGTAAGGTACCAATGAATTTGAATTGGCCGAAAGGAGTGGAAGAACGACCCATTGTTGAAGAAATTAAAGGTAACACTGTTGTCTTCCAAGACAAAACACAACACGACGTTGATGCTATTATCTACTGTACTGGATATCGATACAACTATCCTTTCCTGCAGGGAGATCTCCACTTTGACATCGACGGTAAAACGAATCTTTACCCAGACAACTTGTACAAAGGTACCTTATGGATGAAAGGTGGTAACaataaattatttcatatgaCAGCATATGAAGCGTACTTTGAATTTGGAATGTTTGATGCTCAAGCAATATGGATTTTGAATTACATCCTGGGGAAGTTACCTGCTCAACGGAAAGAGATGGAAAAGAATGTTGAAGAATGGCAGAGAAAACTAAGGGACGTCAAAGTTCCGCTCGATCATCTGAAGTTTCAAAGGGACTTTTACCATGATATTGGCAAAGATGTAAACTATCCGGCTGAATATATTGATAAGGCATATGCCATCCTATCGAAAGTTTTTGAGGAAAGGCAAAAGGATATCTGCACGTACAAAGATATGAGTTTTAAGTCTATGTACACAGGAAAGCTTGCTCCTTGTCATCACACTCCTTGGGCTGAATGTATTGACGACACAGTTGACGGTTACCTATAA
- the LOC123541413 gene encoding uncharacterized protein LOC123541413, with amino-acid sequence MISHYLVFIWLVVAAEAWSGGRQFVFAIPQPYSQGSNEYYLHMYISASETTNIFIEAPSISIRTNRTIQRGTTIVPLHARAALSTTAVKERKGIHIRSDKPINIYVVNHEEVYSDGFLVLPYNDISTGYYVSSYAPNTASEFAVASAFDNTHINITLRLQPHSSVTVNRNTYSDGHTFSLTMDRLDAFQIKHSTADVTGTFISSDRPIAVTSGNQCAQIPKGQDTCDYLVEQMPPVNAWKTKYIVASFRTKRHFRIRIITSENANRVSIGGFVRATLNRGQFYEFSIEQDYISVVEATHPVLVVQYNERHTIDNGIGDPFMVTIPSIDHFVDDYFFKTPTHFDSHHGSITILTSKVDGLRLDGNILSRLDEKQTNFTAEGQTHSYSVLRFEISKGSHHLTHVEPGVAFGMILYGYKHTDSYGLPLCWNMNGTYIKDVRIVNNTSSKSGIVEMLVSGMWTPVCSGRLDSNAAKVICKTLGYDKYGLPKQPVTTVSYQGHSSSFTGLHNMLCTGVEESLSRCKISSSDMSTCPTSDVVEINCAPSLKEIIQTTCSPTTWNVTVDMDKLKYRFPGSIASDIYLGENTCTGIETGHQLVFYHDIHSCLTTKTTTEQELVFNSQLVYAYHDPHYTFIIRSFNWTVDLHCHVPRDQSVHSNVTYNQKTDNVVTVLNSSSQYQISTKFFSDPNFMQTISGSPINVPIGTNVFVKSFVQNTDWTIKMRLHTCYTTTPNGADSGRYYLIKNGCEVDTNTHILSQTDHETKFVFKVFEVTTSKNLSVKCDAVICDMSDASSLQQCDQHCI; translated from the exons GCCCGAGCAGCTCTTTCTACAACGGCGGTTAAGGAGAGGAAAGGAATTCACATTCGTAGCGACAAGCCTATAAATATATATGTCGTCAATCACGAAGAAGTCTATTCAGACGGTTTCCTTGTCCTCCCATATAATGATATTTCAACAGGATACTACGTTAGTTCATATGCTCCCAACACAGCTAGCGAGTTTGCTGTCGCTTCAGCATTTGATAACACACATATTAACATTACGTTACGGCTTCAGCCTCATAGTTCTGTCACGGTTAACCGTAACACCTATTCCGATGGACACACGTTTAGTCTTACAATGGATAGATTAGATGCATTCCAGATAAAACATAGCACAGCTGATGTAACAGGAACGTTTATTAGCAGCGATCGGCCAATTGCAGTCACTTCCGGAAATCAATGTGCTCAGATACCCAAAGGTCAGGATACATGTGACTATCTTGTAGAGCAAATGCCCCCAGTTAACGCATGGAAAACAAAGTATATAGTCGCTTCTTTCAGAACGAAAAGGCACTTTCGTATTCGGATAATAACCTCCGAAAATGCAAACAGAGTTTCAATAGGAGGTTTTGTACGAGCAACACTTAATCGAGGCCAGTTTTACGAGTTTTCGATAGAACAGGATTATATTTCTGTGGTAGAGGCGACGCATCCAGTTCTTGTAGTCCAGTATAATGAGAGACATACAATCGATAACGGCATTGGAGATCCATTTATGGTTACGATTCCATCTATAGATCATTTTGTCGATGACTATTTTTTCAAGACACCTACACATTTTGACAGCCATCATGGATCTATCACAATTTTGACAAGTAAAGTCGATGGCCTCCGTCTCGATGGCAATATATTAAGCAGATTAGACGAAAAACAAACCAATTTTACAGCTGAAGGACAAACACAT AGTTACAGCGTACTGAGATTTGAAATCAGCAAAGGTTCTCACCACCTGACACATGTTGAACCCGGAGTAGCCTTTGGCATGATACTGTATGGTTATAAACACACAGATTCGTACGGCCTTCCTCTTTGTTGGAATATGAATG GTACATATATAAAAGACGTTAGGATTGTCAATAATACAAGTTCGAAATCCGGTATCGTTGAAATGCTTGTCAGTGGTATGTGGACGCCGGTTTGCAGCGGCCGCCTGGATAGCAATGCAGCTAAAGTAATCTGTAAAACCCTTGGCTATGACAAGTATGGATTACC TAAGCAGCCAGTGACAACGGTATCATACCAAGGACATTCGTCATCATTTACAGGCTTACACAATATGTTGTGCACTGGTGTGGAAGAATCGCTCTCGAGATGCAAAATTTCGTCATCTGATATGAGTACCTGTCCCACCTCAGACGTTGTTGAAATAAATTGTG CACCATCACTGAAAGAGATTATACAAACGACGTGCTCACCAACAACCTGGAATGTAACAGTCGATATGGACAAGCTTAAGTACAG ATTTCCAGGGTCTATTGCTTCTGATATTTATCTTGGTGAGAACACCTGTACGGGAATTGAAACTGGACATCAGCTTGTTTTTTATCACGACATACACAGTTGCCTTACAACAAAAACA ACGACGGAGCAAGAGCTTGTGTTTAACAGCCAACTTGTGTACGCTTACCACGATCCGCACTATACGTTTATCATAAGAAGTTTTAATTGGACAGTTGATCTACACTGCCATGTTCCAAGAGACCAATCAGTGCATAGTAACGTCACTTACAATCAGAAAACTGACAACGTGGTGACAGTATTAAATTCAAGCAGCCAATATCAGATCAGCACAAAGTTTTTCTCGGATCCAAACTTTATGCAG ACAATTTCCGGTAGTCCAATCAATGTACCAATCGGCACTAACGTTTTTGTCAAATCGTTTGTTCAAAACACGGACTGGACAATAAAAATGAGGCTACATACATGTTACACAACAACACCAAACGGAGCAGACAGTGGAAGATATTACTTGATCAAAAATGG GTGCGAAGTTGACACCAATACACATATCTTATCACAAACCGACCACGAGACTAAGTTTGTGTTCAAAGTGTTTGAGGTGACCACTAGCAAGAATCTGTCAGTGAAATGCGATGCAGTAATCTGTGACATGTCAGACGCTTCGTCTTTGCAACAATGCGACCAGCACTGCATATAA